The following proteins come from a genomic window of Achromobacter sp. AONIH1:
- a CDS encoding XRE family transcriptional regulator — translation MTYRQAVRLAWDMRQPRGMTMRTLAELCGMYPQHVSSYLHEDPLLPSGAPRLNLPAEKINAFEAAVGNYAVSQYLNHLGRLTIMQEVIAAQRAA, via the coding sequence GTGACCTACCGCCAGGCGGTGAGACTTGCCTGGGATATGCGCCAGCCGCGTGGCATGACCATGCGGACCTTGGCGGAGCTGTGCGGCATGTACCCGCAGCACGTCAGCAGCTACCTCCACGAGGATCCGCTGTTGCCGAGCGGCGCGCCGCGGTTGAACCTGCCGGCCGAGAAGATCAATGCGTTTGAGGCTGCGGTGGGCAACTATGCGGTGAGCCAGTATCTCAACCATCTTGGGCGTCTCACGATCATGCAAGAAGTGATTGCTGCTCAGAGGGCCGCATGA